One window of Esox lucius isolate fEsoLuc1 chromosome 25, fEsoLuc1.pri, whole genome shotgun sequence genomic DNA carries:
- the LOC109615535 gene encoding chromodomain-helicase-DNA-binding protein 1-like, producing MPTVLNCMLHATVTLDPYVQWQTPSHGSSKTMSSVIGFILKPGEVFVVGGQAPQRKEILEEAQETTPTDKKRRNSAGSGPETSPHHEQRWNSSGSGSETSPHHEQRWNSADSGSETSPHHEQRKNSAGSGPETSPHHEQRRNSAGSGPETSPHHEQRWNSAGSGPETSPHHEQRWNSAGSGPETSPHHEQRWNSAGSGSETSPHHEQRWNSAGSGPETSPHHEQRWNSAGSAQCNRRSLSTDHLNSTSTQEKKLPITGVLCLFMRDVRTRLWNKNIASQERGNEKRVR from the coding sequence ATGCCAACCGTGCTCAACTGCATGCTGCATGCCACGGTGACCCTGGATCCATATGTTCAATGGCAGACACCATCGCATGGGTCATCCAAAACTATGTCAAGCGTTATTGGATTCATTTTGAAGCCAGGAGAAGTGTTTGTAGTAGGTGGTCAAGCTCCTCAACGGAAAGAAATCCTGGAAGAGGCCCAAGAGACAACACCCACTGACAAAAAGAGAAGGAACTCTGCCGGCTCGGGGCCTGAGACGTCCCCCCACCATGAACAGAGATGGAACTCTTCCGGCTCGGGGTCTGAGACGTCCCCCCACCATGAACAGAGATGGAACTCTGCCGACTCGGGGTCTGAGACGTCCCCCCACCATGAACAGAGAAAGAACTCTGCCGGCTCGGGGCCTGAGACGTCCCCCCACCATGAACAGAGAAGGAACTCTGCCGGCTCGGGGCCTGAGACGTCCCCCCACCATGAACAGAGATGGAACTCTGCCGGCTCGGGGCCTGAGACGTCCCCCCACCATGAACAGAGATGGAACTCTGCCGGCTCGGGGCCTGAGACGTCCCCCCACCATGAACAGAGATGGAACTCTGCCGGCTCGGGGTCTGAGACGTCCCCCCACCATGAACAGAGATGGAACTCTGCCGGCTCGGGGCCTGAGACGTCCCCCCACCATGAACAGAGATGGAACTCTGCCGGCTCGGCTCAGTGTAACAGAAGGTCCCTCTCCACAGACCATTTGAACAGCACCTCCACACAGGAAAAGAAACTACCAATAACTGGTGTTCTCTGTCTGTTCATGAGAGATGTAAGGACGAGGCTGTGGAACAAGAACATAGCAAGTCAGGAAAGGGGGAATGAAAAAAGAGTAAGGTGA